The Pseudodesulfovibrio sp. zrk46 genome contains a region encoding:
- a CDS encoding FliI/YscN family ATPase, whose protein sequence is MMQGSRLGLLEDLDPCQTFGKVTKVVGLIAEGHGIKAPLGSVCYLLPDNGNPIPAEVVGFRDGACLFMPYSDMRGIGPGNLIQNAATPPHMPVGYSLLGRAIDAFGDPLDGKGHITPEVFVPLHRDPPNPLERPRINEPLDVGIRSVNSLLTLGKGQRVGIMAGSGVGKSTTLGMMARYTKADINVIALVGERGREVVEFMERDLGPEGMARSVLVVATSDKSPLIRMRAAYAATAIAEFFRDEGKDVLLMMDSVTRFAMAGREVGLAAGEPPTRGGYTPSVFAHLPRLLERAGKTQAGSITGIYTVLVDGDDFNEPIADSTRSILDGHIVLTRDLADLGHYPAIDVLKSVSRLRNDITTDQAQADGRALLRHMATFKKVEDMVNIGAYQRGANAEVDTAIRMVGPINQFLRQLVAEQEPLESAMAKMNALVNGDQQQAQQPPQQEG, encoded by the coding sequence ATGATGCAGGGGTCCCGACTCGGACTGCTTGAAGACCTCGACCCTTGCCAGACTTTTGGCAAAGTCACCAAGGTGGTGGGTCTCATCGCCGAAGGACATGGCATCAAAGCGCCTCTCGGCTCGGTCTGTTATCTGCTACCCGACAATGGCAACCCCATTCCGGCCGAAGTGGTCGGATTCCGTGACGGAGCCTGTCTGTTCATGCCCTACTCGGACATGCGCGGCATCGGCCCCGGCAACCTCATTCAAAATGCAGCTACCCCGCCGCATATGCCCGTAGGATACTCCCTGCTGGGTCGCGCAATTGACGCCTTTGGCGATCCACTTGACGGCAAAGGACACATTACTCCCGAAGTATTCGTCCCCTTGCATCGCGATCCGCCCAACCCGTTGGAACGCCCTCGCATCAACGAACCGCTGGACGTCGGCATCCGTTCAGTGAATTCGCTGTTGACGCTGGGCAAAGGTCAGCGTGTGGGCATCATGGCAGGATCCGGCGTAGGCAAGTCAACGACGCTTGGTATGATGGCCCGCTACACCAAAGCGGATATCAACGTCATCGCACTTGTCGGCGAGCGTGGCAGAGAGGTTGTCGAGTTCATGGAGCGCGATCTTGGCCCCGAAGGCATGGCCCGCTCAGTGCTTGTCGTTGCCACTTCGGACAAGAGCCCGCTTATCCGTATGCGCGCAGCCTATGCTGCAACGGCCATTGCCGAATTCTTCCGCGACGAAGGCAAGGACGTCCTGCTGATGATGGACTCTGTCACCCGATTTGCCATGGCTGGACGCGAAGTTGGTTTGGCTGCGGGGGAACCGCCTACCCGCGGTGGGTACACTCCCAGTGTCTTCGCGCACCTTCCTCGACTCTTGGAGCGCGCTGGCAAGACTCAGGCTGGCTCAATCACAGGCATCTATACAGTGCTGGTGGATGGTGATGACTTCAACGAGCCTATTGCTGACTCCACCCGCTCCATTCTGGACGGACACATCGTGCTTACCCGAGATTTGGCGGACCTTGGCCACTATCCGGCCATCGATGTACTTAAGTCTGTCAGCCGTCTGAGAAATGACATTACCACTGATCAGGCACAAGCAGATGGACGCGCCCTGCTCCGCCACATGGCAACATTCAAAAAAGTGGAAGACATGGTCAATATCGGTGCCTATCAGCGCGGGGCGAACGCCGAAGTGGATACCGCCATCCGTATGGTCGGGCCTATCAACCAGTTTCTACGGCAGCTCGTTGCCGAGCAGGAACCTCTGGAAAGCGCCATGGCCAAGATGAATGCCTTGGTCAATGGAGACCAACAGCAAGCACAGCAACCTCCCCAGCAGGAAGGTTAG
- a CDS encoding GGDEF domain-containing protein, with the protein MFRNLLESHFDLIPFQVYIADVSKYEIVFANKLLSDIYGDLRGKTCYKALHGINVPCDFCPIQHVLTEEGLPNDQTNNFEYFNEVEDCWYQVKARALGWTDGSIVTQFIRVDITDLKEIQSQLAETHAMMALQNKKLEQISSTDPLTGLANRLRLDEAMKAEKKRAKQQAKPLSIIMTDIDHFKSVNDTYGHTTGDRVLKRIASILANSVRREDIPGRWGGEEFLIIMRNTDIMGATQMAEGLRRQIEAQEFPKVGQKTASFGVAQLKDDDTLITFVNRADAALYKAKETGRNKVVSQ; encoded by the coding sequence ATGTTTCGGAACCTGCTTGAATCCCACTTCGATCTCATCCCGTTTCAGGTATATATTGCCGATGTCTCAAAATATGAAATCGTCTTTGCAAACAAGCTATTGTCCGATATCTACGGGGATCTCCGCGGCAAGACCTGTTACAAGGCCTTGCACGGAATCAATGTTCCATGTGATTTCTGTCCAATACAACATGTCCTGACCGAGGAAGGTCTGCCGAATGATCAAACCAACAACTTTGAATATTTCAACGAAGTGGAAGACTGCTGGTACCAGGTAAAAGCACGCGCTCTTGGCTGGACGGACGGCTCCATCGTGACCCAGTTCATTCGAGTCGACATCACAGACCTCAAGGAAATTCAAAGCCAACTTGCCGAAACACACGCCATGATGGCTCTTCAGAACAAAAAGCTGGAACAGATATCAAGCACTGATCCTTTGACAGGGTTAGCCAACCGACTGCGCCTTGATGAAGCCATGAAAGCGGAAAAGAAGCGCGCCAAGCAACAGGCTAAGCCTCTCTCCATTATCATGACGGACATTGATCACTTCAAGTCTGTCAACGACACATACGGCCACACAACCGGAGACAGAGTCCTTAAAAGAATTGCCTCAATCCTTGCCAATAGTGTTCGCAGAGAAGATATTCCCGGGAGATGGGGAGGAGAGGAATTTCTCATCATCATGAGAAATACGGATATCATGGGGGCAACCCAGATGGCCGAGGGACTCAGACGGCAAATCGAGGCACAGGAATTCCCCAAGGTAGGCCAGAAGACTGCCAGCTTTGGCGTCGCACAACTCAAAGACGATGATACGCTCATCACCTTTGTAAACAGAGCTGATGCCGCCCTCTACAAGGCCAAGGAAACCGGCCGCAACAAGGTCGTCAGCCAGTAG
- a CDS encoding chemotaxis protein CheX: MDKKINTLMTSLSKRAVEYLAEEMGLEAEKVEYHLKSIDQHTLKPLTSLVALSGGLGVYLAFSFDKPLIDTILERYTEEMTVTDEMVDKFIEVTAGDLLNLVAGNALAEVSDKGSPITITPPLFISGAKQIGRVDRAKIYMASLQFPEGNMDMICIGPPNLFDDKLEYKER; encoded by the coding sequence ATGGACAAGAAAATCAACACACTCATGACCAGCCTTTCCAAACGGGCAGTCGAATACCTTGCCGAGGAAATGGGGCTCGAGGCTGAAAAGGTCGAATACCATCTAAAAAGCATCGACCAGCACACACTCAAGCCCTTGACGAGCCTTGTGGCGCTCAGTGGCGGTCTTGGCGTTTATCTTGCCTTCAGCTTCGACAAACCTCTCATCGATACAATTCTGGAGAGGTATACGGAAGAGATGACCGTCACCGATGAAATGGTGGACAAATTTATTGAGGTGACAGCTGGAGACCTACTCAATCTCGTAGCAGGAAATGCGTTGGCAGAAGTTTCTGACAAAGGTTCTCCCATCACCATTACCCCGCCACTGTTCATCAGCGGGGCGAAACAGATAGGACGGGTAGACAGAGCAAAAATTTACATGGCCTCCCTCCAGTTCCCAGAAGGAAACATGGACATGATCTGTATCGGGCCGCCCAATCTGTTTGACGACAAACTGGAATATAAGGAGCGATAA
- a CDS encoding response regulator, translating to MKGLKVLVADDSVIIRTKIIQMLEQLGHTVVGQAENGTEAIEVFSKERPDLITMDITMPDMDGIEATRIIIDADPNANILVLTSHAQQEIVQQAIEAGAKGYVVKPVTADKLSQRIKQIMEL from the coding sequence ATGAAAGGCTTGAAGGTATTGGTTGCTGACGATTCGGTCATCATCCGAACCAAGATCATACAAATGCTCGAGCAGCTTGGTCACACCGTGGTCGGACAGGCCGAAAATGGCACGGAAGCCATTGAGGTTTTCAGCAAGGAACGCCCCGACCTTATCACCATGGATATCACCATGCCCGATATGGACGGCATCGAGGCAACACGCATCATCATTGATGCAGACCCGAACGCCAACATTCTGGTCCTTACCTCTCACGCACAACAGGAGATAGTCCAGCAGGCCATCGAAGCCGGAGCCAAGGGATACGTGGTTAAGCCCGTAACCGCAGACAAGCTGAGCCAACGAATCAAGCAGATCATGGAGTTGTAA
- a CDS encoding FliH/SctL family protein has protein sequence MSLSKHAANDAPKYTGKVVVGMDSPGPDEMTIQELEGKRQLIWDEATDNEYMERVKAKAKEKAKEILMMAELEAEALRATAHHEGYEEGLAKAQADLDVHVQTMSSEVENLMTQLSAQGGTIFHERRQDIIGLIRLAVEKTLNIEMAESRITSLEALMTEALERIESQRQIAIKCAPEDAADLEGFIATIQERNPALKYWTVKGDPTIQSGGVVVESADGKVDNTVATRWQGVEPVLDQLASQLTSGEEG, from the coding sequence ATGTCTTTGTCTAAACACGCAGCAAACGATGCTCCCAAGTATACTGGAAAGGTTGTGGTCGGCATGGACTCTCCCGGTCCTGACGAGATGACTATCCAGGAGCTTGAAGGCAAGCGCCAACTCATCTGGGACGAGGCGACTGACAACGAGTATATGGAGCGCGTCAAGGCAAAGGCGAAGGAGAAGGCCAAGGAAATCCTGATGATGGCCGAACTGGAAGCCGAAGCTCTTCGCGCTACGGCTCACCATGAAGGTTATGAAGAAGGACTGGCAAAAGCACAGGCTGATCTGGATGTCCATGTTCAAACCATGTCATCCGAGGTGGAAAACCTCATGACACAGTTGAGTGCTCAGGGCGGCACTATTTTCCACGAACGTCGACAGGACATCATTGGCCTGATCCGACTGGCAGTGGAAAAGACCTTGAATATTGAGATGGCAGAAAGCCGTATAACCTCACTTGAGGCCCTTATGACCGAAGCGCTTGAGCGTATCGAGTCACAGCGGCAGATCGCCATCAAATGCGCCCCTGAAGACGCAGCCGATCTTGAAGGCTTCATAGCTACGATTCAAGAACGCAATCCAGCCCTGAAATACTGGACCGTCAAAGGAGACCCTACCATCCAGAGCGGTGGTGTGGTTGTTGAAAGCGCAGACGGTAAAGTAGACAACACTGTTGCTACCCGCTGGCAAGGAGTGGAGCCTGTTCTCGATCAACTGGCTTCACAACTGACTTCCGGCGAGGAAGGATAA